A part of Nocardioides plantarum genomic DNA contains:
- a CDS encoding S1C family serine protease, which yields MTDHEPDRDHLSGPIDHPLDQPPSQPTADPTAGPIAAPTPVPPTRPVWAPPSAAIPPTPLHTWSDYARRTTWDAGPTAVFPGSPAGPVGPAGPGGHTGSGGSTRSGRPGAWVWPAVALLALVVGLLGGVAGSVAYDDASNDGAATPYRGLEDDKIVELPPVEAGGVSAVAEALLPSTVQIIASYEGQADGATGSGFVLDTDGHVITNNHVVASAAASKGAVRVVDQDGNSYDAEIVGRSPVYDIAVLQLPDDADLPPAALGASRRLRVGDGVVAIGSPLGLSATVTSGIVSALNRPVSTGRTSDDTSYINAVQTDAAINPGNSGGPLVNLRGQVVGVNSAIATNGGATNDDAGNIGVGFAIPVEQVRITADQILKTGEARYPVIGAKVGGTESRGVVGAELSEVLDGTPAQDAGLQNGDVVTEVDGQRVVDGISLIVSIRTHQPNERVEFTYVRDGKERTATLQLDSEVG from the coding sequence GTGACCGACCACGAGCCCGACCGTGACCACCTGTCGGGACCGATCGACCATCCCCTGGATCAGCCGCCGTCGCAGCCCACCGCTGACCCCACAGCCGGCCCCATCGCCGCCCCCACCCCGGTCCCGCCGACCCGGCCGGTCTGGGCACCCCCGTCGGCAGCGATCCCGCCGACGCCGCTCCACACCTGGTCCGACTACGCCCGGCGTACGACGTGGGACGCGGGACCGACCGCGGTGTTCCCCGGCAGTCCGGCCGGCCCCGTCGGCCCGGCCGGACCCGGCGGACACACCGGCTCGGGCGGTTCCACCAGGTCCGGCCGCCCGGGGGCCTGGGTCTGGCCCGCGGTCGCGCTGCTGGCCCTGGTCGTGGGGCTGCTGGGCGGCGTCGCGGGGAGCGTCGCCTACGACGACGCGTCGAACGACGGTGCCGCCACGCCCTACAGGGGACTCGAGGACGACAAGATCGTCGAGCTCCCGCCGGTCGAGGCCGGCGGTGTCTCGGCGGTGGCCGAGGCGCTGCTGCCGAGCACCGTGCAGATCATCGCCTCCTACGAGGGGCAGGCCGACGGCGCCACCGGGTCCGGCTTCGTGCTCGACACCGACGGTCACGTCATCACCAACAACCACGTGGTCGCCTCGGCGGCGGCCAGCAAGGGCGCGGTGCGCGTCGTCGACCAGGACGGCAACTCCTACGACGCCGAGATCGTCGGGCGCAGCCCCGTCTACGACATCGCCGTGCTGCAGCTGCCCGACGACGCCGACCTCCCCCCGGCCGCGCTGGGTGCCTCCCGCCGGCTGCGCGTCGGCGACGGCGTCGTGGCGATCGGCTCGCCGCTGGGGCTGAGCGCGACGGTCACCTCCGGCATCGTGAGTGCCCTCAACCGGCCGGTCTCGACCGGTCGCACGAGTGACGACACGTCGTACATCAACGCGGTGCAGACCGACGCCGCCATCAACCCGGGCAACTCCGGAGGTCCGCTGGTCAACCTGCGGGGCCAGGTCGTGGGGGTCAACTCGGCGATCGCGACCAACGGCGGGGCGACCAACGACGACGCCGGCAACATCGGCGTGGGCTTCGCGATCCCGGTCGAGCAGGTCCGCATCACCGCCGACCAGATCCTCAAGACCGGCGAGGCCCGCTACCCGGTGATCGGTGCCAAGGTCGGTGGCACCGAGTCCCGGGGGGTCGTCGGAGCCGAGCTGAGCGAGGTCCTCGACGGCACCCCCGCCCAGGACGCCGGCCTCCAGAACGGCGACGTGGTCACCGAGGTCGACGGCCAGCGCGTGGTCGACGGCATCTCGCTGATCGTCAGCATCCGCACCCACCAGCCCAACGAGCGGGTGGAGTTCACCTATGTGCGCGACGGCAAGGAGCGCACCGCCACCCTGCAGCTGGACTCCGAGGTGGGCTGA
- a CDS encoding WS/DGAT/MGAT family O-acyltransferase, with the protein MTERLRARDLAILAAETATSPRHNATIEIFEPGPSGFDHHRLLALVSDRISFVPRYRQRLAEVPGGLANPVWVDDDHFDLDYHVRRSALPRPGTDDQLRELVSRIVSRRLDRSRPLWEIYVVEGLEGDRVALLYKSHQALVDGVHTVDLGQLLLDLSPEPKTLDPDDAWVPHPAPSSAGLVAGAVIDSVTAPSTVVDTVSVAAGTALRTADRVGGRVRSVAQALTGRHPRRPGPVVGPLSQQRRVVTVETSLADHRRIREAHGGTVNDVILATVTGALRAWLMTRSASFGGLRQLRAVVPVSVIDDELEATSLGSQITAHFVDLPIGEASPLVRLHQVSYSFQAHADTGRSVAANRLAGIAGFAPTTFHAIGSRVAADELRRGYHLSVTNVPGPQSPLYAAGARMVATYPVPPLLEGHPLAIGVTSYDGRVFYGLTADRDAFPDADLLGTCLTEALDELLATTTATRAPRGRRRTVKKATKGDT; encoded by the coding sequence ATGACCGAGCGGCTGCGGGCGCGTGACCTGGCCATCCTGGCGGCCGAGACCGCCACGTCGCCGCGGCACAACGCGACCATCGAGATCTTCGAGCCCGGTCCGTCGGGCTTCGACCACCACCGTCTGCTCGCCCTGGTCTCCGACCGCATCTCCTTCGTGCCCCGCTACCGCCAGCGCCTCGCCGAGGTGCCCGGCGGACTGGCCAACCCCGTCTGGGTCGACGACGACCACTTCGACCTCGACTACCACGTACGCCGTTCCGCGCTGCCGCGGCCGGGCACCGACGACCAGCTCCGCGAGCTGGTGTCGCGCATCGTGTCGCGGCGCCTCGACCGCAGTCGGCCGCTGTGGGAGATCTACGTCGTCGAGGGCCTCGAGGGCGACCGCGTGGCCCTGCTCTACAAGAGCCACCAGGCGCTGGTCGACGGCGTGCACACCGTCGACCTCGGCCAGCTCCTGCTCGACCTGAGCCCCGAGCCCAAGACCCTCGACCCCGACGACGCCTGGGTGCCGCACCCGGCCCCGTCGTCGGCCGGCCTGGTCGCCGGCGCGGTGATCGACTCGGTCACCGCGCCCAGCACCGTCGTCGACACCGTCAGCGTGGCCGCCGGCACCGCGCTGCGGACCGCCGACCGCGTGGGTGGGCGGGTCCGCTCCGTCGCCCAGGCCCTCACCGGGCGCCACCCGAGGCGTCCCGGGCCCGTGGTGGGTCCGCTGTCGCAGCAGCGCCGCGTCGTGACGGTCGAGACCAGCCTCGCCGACCACCGCCGCATCCGCGAGGCCCACGGTGGCACGGTCAACGACGTCATCCTGGCCACCGTCACCGGAGCCCTGCGCGCCTGGTTGATGACCCGCTCGGCGTCGTTCGGCGGGCTGCGCCAGCTGCGTGCCGTCGTCCCCGTCTCGGTCATCGACGACGAGCTCGAGGCCACCTCGCTCGGCAGCCAGATCACCGCCCACTTCGTCGACCTGCCGATCGGCGAGGCCAGCCCGCTCGTGCGTCTGCACCAGGTGAGCTACTCGTTCCAGGCCCACGCCGACACCGGCCGCAGCGTCGCCGCCAACCGCCTGGCCGGCATCGCCGGGTTCGCCCCGACGACCTTCCACGCCATCGGGTCGCGGGTCGCGGCCGACGAGCTGCGCCGCGGCTACCACCTCAGTGTCACCAACGTGCCCGGGCCGCAGTCGCCGCTCTACGCCGCCGGCGCCAGGATGGTCGCGACCTACCCAGTCCCGCCGCTGCTCGAGGGGCACCCGCTCGCGATCGGCGTGACGTCCTACGACGGGCGGGTCTTCTACGGCCTGACCGCCGACCGCGACGCCTTCCCCGACGCCGACCTGCTCGGTACCTGCCTCACCGAGGCGCTCGACGAGCTCCTCGCGACCACGACCGCCACCCGTGCGCCGCGCGGGCGCCGCCGTACGGTCAAGAAGGCCACGAAGGGCGACACATGA
- a CDS encoding alkene reductase, which yields MPDLYDELTVGAWTLPNRIVLAPLTRSRADDDGVHGDLAVDYYAQRASAGLIITEGTQPSAVGKGYSNTPGLHSAEQVEGWRRIADAVHARSGRIVAQLMHAGRVSHPDNKDGLHAVAPSALAAPGEMFTKTGGMQPHPVPRALELDEIPGVVEEYAQAARNAIEAGLDGVEVHAANGYLIHQFLAPGSNQRTDEYGGSPANRARFGIEVTRAVVEAIGADRVGIRVSPAHNIQGCTEDDPADVEATYAALVDAIAPLGLAYVSVLAADPRSDAVTRIRKDFGGAFVINTGFGDVTTRESAQALLDDDLGDAVAVGRQFIANPDLPKRWQIGAELNEPDSDTFYTPGAKGYTDYPALDD from the coding sequence GTGCCCGATCTGTACGACGAGCTGACCGTCGGAGCGTGGACGCTGCCGAACCGCATCGTCCTGGCTCCCCTCACCCGCAGCCGCGCCGACGACGACGGCGTCCACGGCGACCTCGCGGTCGACTACTACGCCCAGCGCGCCAGCGCCGGCCTGATCATCACCGAGGGCACCCAGCCCAGCGCCGTGGGCAAGGGCTACAGCAACACCCCCGGCCTGCACTCGGCCGAGCAGGTCGAGGGCTGGCGCCGGATCGCCGACGCCGTCCACGCCCGCAGCGGGCGCATCGTGGCCCAGCTGATGCACGCCGGGCGCGTCTCGCACCCCGACAACAAGGACGGCCTGCACGCCGTCGCCCCCAGCGCCCTGGCCGCGCCGGGCGAGATGTTCACCAAGACGGGCGGCATGCAGCCGCACCCGGTGCCGCGGGCCCTCGAGCTCGACGAGATCCCCGGCGTCGTCGAGGAGTACGCGCAGGCCGCGCGCAACGCGATCGAGGCCGGTCTCGACGGCGTCGAGGTCCACGCCGCCAACGGCTACCTCATCCACCAGTTCCTCGCGCCCGGCTCCAACCAGCGCACCGACGAGTACGGCGGCTCGCCGGCCAACCGGGCCCGCTTCGGCATCGAGGTGACCCGCGCGGTGGTCGAGGCCATCGGCGCCGACCGCGTCGGCATCCGGGTCTCCCCCGCCCACAACATCCAGGGCTGCACCGAGGACGACCCGGCCGACGTCGAGGCGACGTACGCCGCCCTGGTCGACGCCATCGCCCCGCTCGGCCTGGCCTACGTGAGCGTGCTCGCGGCCGACCCGCGCAGCGACGCCGTCACGCGGATCCGCAAGGACTTCGGTGGCGCGTTCGTCATCAACACCGGGTTCGGCGACGTGACCACCCGCGAGAGCGCCCAGGCGCTCCTCGACGACGACCTCGGCGACGCGGTGGCCGTCGGTCGCCAGTTCATCGCCAACCCCGACCTGCCCAAGCGCTGGCAGATCGGCGCCGAGCTCAACGAGCCCGACTCCGACACGTTCTACACGCCGGGTGCCAAGGGCTACACCGACTACCCGGCCCTCGACGACTGA
- a CDS encoding DUF2505 domain-containing protein, with product MRFRHALTYDAPPTEVFAMLSDPAFREKVATAQGVVSADVRLTPTGSGFDLDMDQVQNTAGLPSIAKKVVGDTTEITLTERWPDASGGSLEIVAPGKPTSASGTIALAEQGAGTVETVELEIRVKVPLIGGKLERLMADSVKSGMDVEQTVAAAWLAGER from the coding sequence ATGAGGTTCCGTCACGCGCTGACCTACGACGCGCCGCCCACCGAGGTGTTCGCCATGCTCTCCGACCCGGCCTTCCGCGAGAAGGTCGCCACCGCGCAGGGAGTGGTGTCGGCCGACGTACGACTCACGCCCACCGGCAGCGGCTTCGACCTCGACATGGACCAGGTGCAGAACACCGCCGGCCTGCCGTCCATCGCCAAGAAGGTCGTCGGCGACACGACCGAGATCACGCTCACCGAGCGGTGGCCCGACGCGTCGGGCGGCTCGCTCGAGATCGTCGCCCCCGGCAAGCCCACGTCGGCCTCCGGCACCATCGCCCTGGCCGAGCAGGGTGCGGGCACGGTCGAGACGGTCGAGCTCGAGATCAGGGTCAAGGTGCCGCTGATCGGCGGCAAGCTCGAGCGGCTGATGGCCGACAGCGTCAAGAGCGGCATGGACGTCGAGCAGACCGTCGCCGCCGCCTGGCTCGCCGGGGAGCGCTGA
- a CDS encoding DUF6912 family protein, with amino-acid sequence MTRLYLPTTLDRLRVAWAAGSFAPQGDVVVAEGDDEDSEYAALMTAADASADLLAGAGRRVVVVAEVADLEGAGRPVPLKRVVALHADPDDRPAGADPDDDLAWYATQEIPDLLG; translated from the coding sequence ATGACCCGGCTCTACCTGCCGACCACCCTCGACCGGCTGCGTGTCGCCTGGGCGGCGGGCTCCTTCGCGCCGCAGGGCGACGTCGTGGTCGCCGAGGGCGACGACGAGGACAGCGAGTACGCCGCCCTGATGACCGCGGCCGACGCCTCGGCCGACCTCCTCGCCGGCGCGGGGCGGCGCGTCGTGGTGGTGGCCGAGGTCGCCGACCTCGAGGGCGCGGGTCGGCCGGTCCCGCTCAAGCGGGTCGTCGCGCTGCACGCCGACCCCGACGACCGCCCCGCGGGGGCCGACCCCGACGACGACCTCGCCTGGTACGCCACCCAGGAGATCCCGGACCTCCTCGGCTGA
- a CDS encoding GNAT family N-acetyltransferase — protein sequence MGVSLSPVLPSDVADVQAVIESDAAYAERVTGLPPGPADAQSLLMMRPPDVPEEHKVVLGIRREAELVGLVDLVRGYPEAEVAYVGLLLVRGDLQGQGIGRSAHEALLAWVRGWPEVRRVRLAVVATNTAVEAWWESLGYQPAGPPVPYSYNTLVTTAQRFERQL from the coding sequence ATGGGTGTCTCGCTCTCGCCTGTGCTGCCCAGCGACGTCGCTGACGTGCAGGCAGTGATCGAGTCCGACGCGGCCTACGCCGAGCGGGTGACCGGGTTGCCACCTGGCCCTGCGGACGCGCAGAGCCTGCTGATGATGCGACCGCCCGACGTGCCCGAGGAGCACAAGGTGGTGCTGGGCATCCGGCGAGAGGCCGAGCTCGTCGGGCTGGTCGACCTGGTGCGCGGCTACCCCGAGGCCGAGGTGGCGTACGTGGGGCTGCTGTTGGTTCGAGGGGACCTGCAAGGGCAGGGCATCGGGCGCTCTGCTCACGAGGCGCTCCTTGCCTGGGTGCGAGGTTGGCCGGAGGTGCGCCGCGTGCGTCTCGCGGTCGTGGCGACCAACACGGCGGTGGAGGCTTGGTGGGAGTCGCTCGGCTACCAACCGGCCGGTCCGCCCGTGCCCTACTCCTACAACACTCTGGTCACCACGGCCCAGAGGTTCGAGCGGCAGCTCTAG
- a CDS encoding tryptophan 2,3-dioxygenase family protein → MTDSRPGSQAAPQADPHDERFVSFGEQGAQLTYGSYLRLPALLDAQHLESDPPAHDELLFITIHQVYELWFKQLIHEVIAARDAMLGQVEDDRLWWAQHLLARVHVIERVLVQQVDVLETMTPQDFLQFRQQLAPASGFQSVQFRELEFLSGAKDPAYLERFRGLTDAEQQRLGRRLAEPTLWDAFVAVVAAHGLPAGDDEEIAMSVRSAAHDRSRYAAVWALAEALLQHDELAASWRARHVVMVERMIGSKSGTGGSSGSAYLRGRLPLQYYPVLWDVRSRL, encoded by the coding sequence GTGACCGACTCCCGACCCGGCTCCCAGGCCGCCCCCCAGGCCGACCCGCACGACGAGCGCTTCGTCTCCTTCGGCGAGCAGGGGGCTCAGCTGACCTACGGCAGCTACCTGCGGCTGCCGGCGCTGCTCGACGCCCAGCACCTGGAGTCCGACCCGCCGGCCCACGACGAGCTGCTGTTCATCACCATCCACCAGGTCTACGAGCTGTGGTTCAAGCAGCTCATCCACGAGGTCATTGCGGCCCGCGACGCCATGCTCGGCCAGGTCGAGGACGACCGGCTCTGGTGGGCCCAGCACCTGCTGGCGCGCGTCCACGTCATCGAGCGGGTCCTGGTGCAGCAGGTCGACGTGCTCGAGACGATGACGCCGCAGGACTTCCTGCAGTTCCGGCAGCAGCTCGCCCCGGCGAGCGGGTTCCAGAGCGTGCAGTTCCGCGAGCTGGAGTTCCTGTCCGGCGCCAAGGACCCCGCCTACCTGGAGCGATTCCGGGGGCTCACCGACGCCGAGCAGCAGCGGTTGGGGCGCCGTCTGGCGGAGCCGACGCTGTGGGACGCGTTCGTCGCCGTGGTCGCCGCGCACGGCCTCCCCGCCGGGGACGACGAGGAGATCGCCATGTCGGTGCGCTCCGCCGCGCACGACCGCTCCCGGTACGCCGCCGTGTGGGCGCTCGCCGAGGCCCTGCTGCAGCACGACGAGCTCGCGGCGAGCTGGCGGGCGCGGCACGTCGTCATGGTCGAGCGGATGATCGGCAGCAAGTCCGGGACCGGCGGGTCGAGCGGCTCGGCCTACCTGCGCGGGCGGCTGCCGCTGCAGTACTACCCCGTGCTGTGGGACGTCCGCAGCCGGCTGTGA
- a CDS encoding helix-turn-helix domain-containing protein yields MAGTPRFLTLADVAEVLNTSSAQVYAMVRRGELEAIKIGGRGQWRVEATKLEDYIAQAYKSTKEFVDDHPFADDVVEAD; encoded by the coding sequence ATGGCCGGTACCCCGCGCTTCCTCACGCTCGCCGACGTGGCCGAGGTGCTCAACACCTCCAGCGCCCAGGTCTACGCGATGGTGCGCCGCGGCGAGCTCGAGGCGATCAAGATCGGCGGGCGCGGCCAGTGGCGGGTCGAGGCCACCAAGCTCGAGGACTACATCGCCCAGGCCTACAAGTCGACCAAGGAGTTCGTCGACGACCACCCGTTCGCCGACGACGTCGTCGAGGCAGACTGA
- the sigE gene encoding RNA polymerase sigma factor SigE, which translates to MPTQHRETRRTTVSDQQVPQLGVPSWDEIVERHSDRVYRLAYRLTGNRPDAEDLTQEVFVRVFRSLSSYTPGTFEGWLHRITTNLFLDQARRKQRIRFDALSDERADRLSSPSPAPEAAYADRTFDDDVERALATLPPDFRVAVVLCDVEGLTYEEIAGILGAKLGTVRSRIHRGRAMLRTALAHRAPTEGRARYSGPTPTPETVGEGRTP; encoded by the coding sequence CGAGAGACCCGAAGGACCACCGTGAGCGATCAGCAGGTGCCACAGCTCGGTGTTCCGTCGTGGGACGAGATCGTCGAGCGCCACTCCGACCGCGTCTACCGCCTGGCCTACCGGCTGACCGGCAACCGTCCCGACGCCGAGGACCTCACCCAGGAGGTCTTCGTCCGGGTGTTCCGGTCGCTGTCGTCCTACACGCCCGGCACCTTCGAGGGCTGGCTGCACCGCATCACCACCAACCTGTTCCTCGACCAGGCGCGCCGCAAGCAGCGGATCCGCTTCGACGCCCTGTCCGACGAGCGCGCCGACCGGCTGTCGAGCCCGTCACCGGCTCCCGAGGCGGCGTACGCCGACCGCACCTTCGACGACGACGTCGAGCGGGCCCTGGCCACCCTGCCGCCCGACTTCCGCGTGGCCGTGGTGCTCTGCGACGTCGAGGGGCTGACCTACGAGGAGATCGCCGGCATCCTCGGCGCCAAGCTCGGCACCGTCCGCTCCCGCATCCACCGTGGGCGCGCGATGCTGCGCACCGCGCTGGCCCACCGCGCCCCGACCGAGGGTCGCGCTCGCTACTCCGGTCCCACGCCCACCCCCGAGACCGTCGGGGAGGGCCGCACCCCGTGA
- the pruA gene encoding L-glutamate gamma-semialdehyde dehydrogenase, producing MDAITTPPAPVNETNLTYAPGSPERAALVVEIDKLERRQHTFRAHINGRKRNGGGEEIAVVQPHDHAHVLGTLKNSTTKDAEAAVKASLDAAHDWRSMPFDERCAIILKAADLLAGPWRQRLNAATMLGQSKTAFQAEIDAACELIDFWRFNVHYAKQILHDQPIANSPGIWNRTDHRPLEGFVYAITPFNFTAIAGNLPTAPALMGNTVIWKPSPTQQLAASLTMELLEEAGMPPGVINMLPGDGLDVSKVALTHPDLAGIHFTGSTPTFQHLWATIGTNISGYRSYPRIVGETGGKDFIVAHPSADPDVLRVAMIRGAFEYQGQKCSAASRAYVPKSLWTKIKDQLVADTENLSMGDVTDLSHFMGAVIDDRAFAKHEAAIARAKATRGLEIVAGGQTDDSVGYFVRPTIITATNPADEIFTTEYFGPILAVHVYDDERWEQVVHQLEGVSSYALTGAVISQDRAAIAWARKTLRFAAGNFYINDKPTGAVVGQQPFGGGRASGTNDKAGAAVNLLRWTSPRSIKETFVPPTQHLHPHQG from the coding sequence ATGGACGCGATCACCACCCCGCCGGCTCCCGTCAACGAGACGAACCTGACCTACGCGCCGGGCAGCCCCGAACGGGCCGCCCTGGTCGTGGAGATCGACAAACTCGAGCGCCGCCAGCACACCTTCCGGGCCCACATCAACGGCCGCAAGCGCAACGGGGGCGGTGAGGAGATCGCGGTCGTGCAGCCGCACGACCATGCCCACGTGCTCGGCACCCTGAAGAACTCCACGACGAAGGACGCCGAGGCGGCGGTCAAGGCGAGCCTGGACGCGGCCCACGACTGGCGGTCGATGCCGTTCGACGAGCGGTGCGCGATCATCCTGAAGGCTGCCGACCTGCTGGCCGGGCCGTGGCGCCAGCGCCTCAACGCCGCGACGATGCTGGGGCAGTCGAAGACGGCGTTCCAGGCCGAGATCGACGCGGCCTGCGAGCTCATCGACTTCTGGCGCTTCAACGTCCACTACGCCAAGCAGATCCTGCACGACCAGCCGATCGCCAACAGCCCGGGCATCTGGAACCGCACCGACCACCGTCCGCTCGAGGGCTTCGTCTACGCGATCACGCCGTTCAACTTCACCGCGATCGCCGGCAACCTGCCGACCGCCCCGGCGCTGATGGGCAACACCGTCATCTGGAAGCCCAGCCCCACCCAGCAGCTGGCCGCGTCGCTGACGATGGAGCTGCTCGAGGAGGCCGGGATGCCGCCGGGCGTCATCAACATGCTGCCCGGCGACGGCCTCGACGTCTCGAAGGTCGCGCTCACCCACCCCGACCTGGCCGGCATCCACTTCACCGGCTCGACGCCGACGTTCCAGCACCTGTGGGCCACCATCGGCACCAACATCTCGGGCTACCGGTCCTACCCGCGCATTGTCGGCGAGACCGGCGGCAAGGACTTCATCGTCGCCCACCCCTCGGCCGACCCCGACGTGCTCCGGGTCGCGATGATCCGCGGCGCGTTCGAGTACCAGGGCCAGAAGTGCTCGGCCGCCTCGCGCGCCTACGTGCCCAAGAGCCTGTGGACCAAGATCAAGGACCAGCTCGTCGCCGACACCGAGAACCTCTCGATGGGCGACGTCACCGACCTGTCGCACTTCATGGGTGCGGTGATCGACGACCGTGCGTTCGCCAAGCACGAGGCGGCCATCGCCCGCGCCAAGGCCACCCGCGGGCTCGAGATCGTCGCCGGCGGGCAGACCGACGACTCGGTCGGCTACTTCGTGCGCCCCACGATCATCACCGCGACCAACCCGGCCGACGAGATCTTCACGACCGAGTACTTCGGGCCGATCCTCGCCGTCCACGTCTACGACGACGAGCGCTGGGAGCAGGTCGTCCACCAGCTCGAGGGCGTCTCGTCCTACGCGCTCACCGGCGCGGTCATCAGCCAGGACCGCGCTGCGATCGCGTGGGCGCGCAAGACGCTGCGCTTCGCGGCCGGCAACTTCTACATCAACGACAAGCCCACCGGGGCCGTCGTCGGTCAGCAGCCCTTCGGCGGCGGACGCGCCTCGGGCACCAACGACAAGGCCGGCGCCGCGGTCAACCTGCTGCGCTGGACCTCGCCGCGCTCCATCAAGGAGACGTTCGTGCCGCCGACCCAGCACCTCCACCCGCACCAAGGCTGA
- a CDS encoding AAA family ATPase produces MIVVLVVASGAAWESQALAVLAEHPGTVVLKRCVDVDDLLAAASAGQAQAAVLGLESRGLDADAVARLAAHGVRPVAVVADEQAESGLARAGRIGIASVLPVSALVGLADAVLAAGLGPRPATPPPGQGVAADDSSPGAGAAEGRVIAVWGPAGAPGRSTVASAVAAELGRRGRTILVDADPYGGSIGQQLGVMDEVSGLLSAARLATAGQLEERFSTVQRGLDHRLSVVTGLPRPDRWTEVRGGTIEHLLELGRTHGDVVVDTGFSLEGDPAGDLGGRPGRNQLTLGALEVADDVVVVGAADPVGLSRLARGLVDLREVLGDRPVHVVVNRMRPTLGWSEKEVAGMVAGFARLAGLSFLPDDRTTVDRALVAGRTLVESGESALTKAVASLVVALRVGVPA; encoded by the coding sequence ATGATCGTCGTCCTCGTGGTCGCCTCCGGCGCCGCCTGGGAGTCCCAGGCCCTGGCGGTGCTCGCCGAGCACCCCGGCACCGTCGTGCTCAAGCGCTGCGTCGACGTCGACGACCTGCTCGCGGCGGCCTCCGCCGGGCAGGCCCAGGCGGCGGTGCTCGGGCTCGAGTCGCGTGGCCTCGACGCCGACGCGGTGGCCCGTCTGGCCGCCCACGGCGTCCGCCCGGTCGCGGTGGTCGCCGACGAGCAGGCCGAGAGCGGGCTCGCCCGTGCCGGCCGGATCGGCATCGCCTCGGTCCTGCCCGTCTCGGCGCTGGTGGGGCTGGCCGACGCGGTCCTGGCGGCCGGCCTCGGCCCGCGCCCCGCGACCCCGCCGCCCGGCCAGGGCGTCGCGGCCGACGACTCCTCGCCCGGCGCGGGGGCGGCCGAGGGCCGGGTGATCGCCGTCTGGGGCCCCGCGGGGGCTCCCGGGCGCAGCACCGTCGCCTCGGCCGTGGCCGCCGAGCTGGGTCGGCGCGGCCGCACCATCCTCGTCGACGCCGACCCCTACGGCGGGTCGATCGGCCAGCAGCTCGGGGTCATGGACGAGGTGTCGGGCCTGCTGTCGGCGGCCCGGCTGGCGACCGCCGGTCAGCTCGAGGAGCGCTTCTCGACCGTGCAGCGCGGCCTCGACCACCGACTGTCGGTCGTCACGGGCCTGCCGCGCCCCGACCGGTGGACGGAGGTCCGCGGCGGCACCATCGAGCACCTCCTCGAGCTGGGTCGGACCCACGGCGACGTCGTGGTCGACACCGGCTTCAGCCTCGAGGGCGATCCCGCGGGCGATCTCGGCGGCCGCCCCGGCCGCAACCAGCTGACCCTCGGCGCCCTCGAGGTCGCCGACGACGTGGTCGTCGTCGGGGCCGCCGACCCGGTCGGCCTGTCCCGGCTCGCGCGCGGCCTGGTCGACCTGCGCGAGGTGCTCGGTGACCGACCGGTCCACGTCGTGGTCAACCGGATGCGTCCCACGCTGGGGTGGTCCGAGAAGGAGGTCGCCGGCATGGTCGCCGGCTTCGCCCGGCTGGCCGGCCTCTCCTTCCTGCCCGACGACCGGACCACGGTCGATCGCGCGCTCGTCGCCGGCCGGACCCTCGTGGAGTCGGGCGAGTCCGCGCTGACCAAGGCGGTCGCGTCCTTGGTGGTCGCGCTGAGGGTCGGGGTGCCGGCCTGA
- a CDS encoding DUF2505 domain-containing protein, whose translation MSKTIRYEMAYDAPVETVAAMLADPTFREDVCRYQGVTQVTATIAVAGDTKTVTVDQMQPTAGVPSFAKKIVGDETNIVQQETWSSLTQGDITVTIPGKPGEMSGTITLAPTDAGGTLETVELTVKVKIPIVAGKLEGLIADLLLKALKAEYKVGRDYLSR comes from the coding sequence ATGTCGAAGACGATCCGCTACGAGATGGCCTACGACGCTCCCGTCGAGACCGTGGCCGCGATGCTCGCCGACCCGACGTTCCGCGAGGACGTCTGCCGCTACCAGGGCGTCACCCAGGTCACCGCGACGATCGCGGTCGCCGGCGACACCAAGACCGTCACGGTCGACCAGATGCAGCCGACCGCCGGGGTGCCGTCGTTCGCCAAGAAGATCGTCGGCGACGAGACCAACATCGTGCAGCAGGAGACCTGGTCGAGCCTGACCCAGGGCGACATCACCGTCACCATCCCGGGCAAGCCCGGCGAGATGTCCGGCACGATCACCCTGGCGCCCACCGACGCCGGCGGGACCCTGGAGACCGTCGAGCTGACCGTCAAGGTCAAGATCCCGATCGTCGCCGGCAAGCTCGAGGGCCTCATCGCCGACCTGCTGCTCAAGGCCCTCAAGGCCGAGTACAAGGTGGGACGCGACTACCTGTCGAGGTGA